A DNA window from Selenomonas sp. oral taxon 126 contains the following coding sequences:
- a CDS encoding RluA family pseudouridine synthase: protein MEITVDLRADETCPAKAYLMRTRGISSGLWKRIKHSGTFAVNGVPSIAARTMLRAGDIVSYELPIVSSVTPEQLPLTIIYEDNDLLIIDKPAGQLVHPTTRELRGTVANAVLGLYAARGTALDFHPCHRLDRNTTGLLLIAKRPEVQHQIARANVLERRYLALIEGAISPAEGTIDAPIERALPSIILRHVALDGKPARTHYETVWTDGKYTLLRLRLETGRTHQIRVHLAHIGHPLLGDDLYGGSTALIARHALHSAQLTLIHPRTRERLTVTATLPEDMAGIVRVCSP from the coding sequence ATGGAAATCACGGTTGACCTGCGCGCAGATGAAACATGCCCCGCAAAGGCGTACCTGATGCGCACGCGCGGCATCTCCTCGGGGCTCTGGAAACGGATCAAACACAGCGGAACATTCGCCGTGAACGGCGTCCCCTCGATTGCTGCGCGCACGATGCTGCGTGCGGGTGATATTGTCTCCTATGAACTGCCCATCGTCTCCTCTGTCACACCCGAACAGCTGCCGCTCACGATTATATATGAGGACAACGATCTCCTCATCATCGACAAGCCCGCAGGACAGCTCGTCCATCCAACGACGCGGGAGTTGCGCGGTACGGTCGCGAATGCCGTACTCGGACTCTATGCTGCGCGCGGCACAGCGCTCGACTTCCACCCCTGCCACCGCCTTGACCGCAACACAACGGGTCTGCTGCTCATTGCAAAGCGCCCCGAGGTACAGCATCAGATTGCGCGTGCAAACGTACTGGAACGCAGGTATCTGGCGCTGATTGAAGGGGCAATCTCACCCGCAGAGGGCACGATCGATGCCCCCATTGAGCGCGCCCTGCCGAGCATCATCCTGCGCCATGTCGCCCTCGACGGCAAGCCTGCGCGAACGCATTACGAAACAGTGTGGACGGACGGCAAGTACACGCTCCTGCGGCTGCGCCTTGAGACGGGACGCACCCATCAGATCCGCGTCCACCTCGCGCACATTGGTCATCCCCTGCTCGGCGATGATCTCTACGGCGGCAGCACCGCACTCATCGCACGTCACGCCCTCCACTCCGCGCAGCTCACCCTCATCCACCCGCGCACACGGGAACGCCTGACCGTCACCGCCACTCTGCCCGAGGATATGGCAGGGATTGTGAGGGTTTGTTCCCCATGA
- a CDS encoding ATP-binding protein — translation SIFETNKNPHRIVELLSMVAGEKIEPHTTLLIFDEIQECPAALNALKYFREKANDYHIITAGSLLGTLLATPKSYPVGMVNLLDIQPLTFDEFLAATAPTLYSYYESIQKEQIIEEVFHQRLLDTYNNYLIIGGMPECVASWETYKDPAKVSEIQRELITIYENDFSKHNGNVNSGRILLIFRSIVAQLAKPNEKFMYGTVRSGGRAREFEEAIEWLVSAGMLNRVYNVSKPEHPLAAFDKRDQFKLFVFDTGLLKYMAGIDNSAILLKTDYQFKGPLTENYILQQFHGLFACEPRYYSTKNSEIDFLLQTGSDIVPVEVKGGESKAAPSFKRYITDHKPIHALRFSKRNYQKDGAITNIPLYLARKTFDLL, via the coding sequence CTCCATCTTTGAAACGAACAAAAACCCTCACCGCATTGTGGAATTGCTCTCAATGGTTGCAGGTGAGAAAATCGAGCCGCACACGACGCTTCTCATCTTCGACGAAATTCAGGAGTGCCCCGCTGCTTTGAACGCGCTCAAATACTTCAGAGAAAAGGCGAATGACTACCACATCATTACTGCGGGGAGTCTGCTCGGCACACTGCTTGCCACCCCCAAATCCTATCCCGTCGGTATGGTCAACCTGCTCGACATCCAGCCGCTGACCTTTGATGAATTTCTCGCGGCAACTGCTCCCACTCTTTATTCATATTATGAAAGCATACAAAAAGAGCAGATCATTGAGGAAGTCTTTCACCAGCGTCTGCTCGATACCTACAACAATTATCTCATCATCGGTGGGATGCCGGAATGTGTCGCCTCTTGGGAAACGTATAAAGATCCTGCCAAAGTATCAGAAATTCAGCGCGAACTCATCACAATCTATGAAAACGATTTTTCCAAACACAACGGAAACGTCAACAGCGGGCGCATTCTTCTCATATTCCGCAGCATTGTCGCGCAGCTTGCCAAACCAAATGAGAAGTTCATGTACGGCACTGTCCGCAGCGGAGGCAGAGCACGCGAATTCGAGGAGGCAATCGAATGGCTCGTGTCCGCAGGCATGCTCAACCGCGTCTACAATGTCTCCAAGCCGGAACATCCCCTCGCCGCATTTGACAAGCGCGATCAGTTCAAACTCTTTGTCTTTGACACGGGGCTTCTAAAGTATATGGCAGGGATCGATAACAGTGCGATTCTCCTTAAAACCGATTACCAGTTCAAAGGCCCATTGACTGAAAACTACATATTGCAGCAGTTTCACGGGCTGTTTGCATGCGAGCCCCGCTATTACAGTACGAAGAACAGCGAAATAGATTTCTTGCTGCAGACGGGCAGTGATATCGTTCCCGTAGAGGTCAAGGGCGGTGAGAGCAAAGCTGCTCCCTCATTCAAGAGGTACATCACCGACCACAAGCCAATACACGCCCTGCGCTTTTCAAAGCGCAACTATCAAAAAGACGGTGCAATCACCAACATCCCCCTGTATCTCGCAAGAAAGACGTTCGATTTACTGTGA
- a CDS encoding basic amino acid ABC transporter substrate-binding protein, whose protein sequence is MKLKKLALVLTGALVSLALVGCGGGDQAKQESKVLRVGAAVDFAPFEFQDEGQKEYQGFDMDLIRAVAKEMGSEAEIQNIGFDGLIPALQAKNIDVIISGMTINDERKQKVNFSDPYYQSGLTMVVRSDEEQIKSFKDLKGHKVAVQIGTTSANMVKEMEGVTVTELNTPADCFMELKARGVDAVVNDRPVNDYYINQTQAVGVKSLEDKLSAEDYGIAMAKDNVELQKKVNEALKKLHDNGEYDKIYQKWFGASK, encoded by the coding sequence ATGAAACTGAAGAAATTGGCACTCGTGCTGACCGGCGCTCTCGTGAGCCTTGCCCTCGTCGGCTGCGGCGGTGGAGATCAGGCAAAGCAGGAGAGCAAGGTGTTGCGCGTCGGCGCTGCGGTGGATTTCGCTCCGTTCGAGTTCCAGGATGAGGGACAGAAGGAGTATCAGGGCTTTGACATGGATCTCATCCGTGCCGTCGCAAAGGAGATGGGCAGTGAGGCGGAGATTCAGAACATCGGTTTTGACGGCCTTATTCCCGCCCTGCAGGCGAAGAATATCGACGTCATCATCAGCGGTATGACGATCAACGATGAGCGCAAGCAGAAGGTGAACTTCTCCGACCCGTACTATCAGTCGGGTCTCACGATGGTTGTGCGTAGCGATGAGGAGCAGATCAAGTCCTTCAAGGATCTGAAGGGGCACAAGGTTGCCGTCCAGATCGGCACGACCAGCGCGAACATGGTGAAGGAGATGGAGGGCGTCACTGTCACCGAGCTGAACACGCCCGCAGACTGCTTCATGGAGCTCAAGGCGCGCGGCGTTGACGCTGTCGTCAACGACCGTCCTGTCAACGACTACTACATCAACCAGACGCAGGCGGTCGGCGTGAAGTCGCTCGAGGACAAGCTCTCGGCAGAGGACTACGGCATTGCGATGGCGAAGGACAACGTCGAGCTTCAGAAGAAGGTCAATGAGGCTCTCAAGAAGCTGCATGACAACGGCGAATACGATAAGATCTATCAGAAGTGGTTCGGCGCGAGCAAGTAA
- a CDS encoding zinc-ribbon domain containing protein, with protein sequence MAFEDKTLVCKECGGNFVFTAGEQEFYAEKGFENEPARCRDCRDKRRRGRDEQSSGERQMFHVVCAECGKDTEVPFEPKTDRPVYCRDCFNAKRAARF encoded by the coding sequence ATGGCATTTGAAGACAAGACACTCGTATGCAAGGAATGCGGCGGAAATTTCGTGTTCACGGCCGGTGAGCAGGAGTTCTACGCAGAGAAGGGGTTTGAGAACGAGCCGGCACGCTGCCGTGACTGCCGTGACAAGCGTCGTCGCGGTCGTGATGAGCAGAGCAGCGGCGAGCGTCAGATGTTCCATGTGGTCTGCGCCGAGTGCGGCAAGGACACGGAAGTCCCGTTCGAGCCGAAGACGGATCGTCCGGTTTACTGCCGCGACTGCTTCAACGCGAAGCGCGCAGCACGTTTCTAA
- a CDS encoding DUF1848 domain-containing protein, producing the protein MILHTGMRTDIPAFYTPWFVNRLRAGEVCVRNPYDAVQVTRYRLDPAVVDLIAFCTKNPAPMLPHMDLLAPYGQFWYVTITPYGRDIEPHVPPWQEVVRAFRQLSAIVGAHAVGWRYDPILIDERYTIDFHRQSFARMAEALAGVTEMVVISFLMRYAKTRRNFPESREVTHVERMELGAYIVETAKAYGMTVYPCGGVDELAAYGADTGGCMTPRIYERVLGRRIRFPKYQRQRKECDCYLGADIGAYDSCPHLCRYCYANTHFTRVRKNRRLHDPASPLLIGHAEVGDRVHTARQESWLDVQESLF; encoded by the coding sequence ATGATACTGCATACGGGCATGCGCACGGATATTCCCGCATTCTATACGCCGTGGTTTGTGAACCGTCTGCGCGCGGGCGAGGTCTGCGTACGCAATCCGTACGATGCGGTGCAGGTCACGCGCTACCGCCTCGACCCCGCCGTCGTCGATCTCATCGCTTTCTGCACAAAGAACCCTGCGCCGATGCTGCCGCATATGGATCTCCTCGCTCCCTACGGTCAGTTCTGGTACGTCACCATCACGCCATACGGCAGGGATATCGAGCCGCACGTGCCTCCGTGGCAGGAGGTTGTCCGCGCATTTCGTCAGCTCTCGGCAATCGTTGGCGCGCACGCCGTCGGCTGGCGCTATGATCCGATTCTGATCGACGAGCGCTATACGATTGACTTTCATCGACAGAGCTTCGCGCGGATGGCGGAGGCGCTTGCGGGGGTGACGGAGATGGTGGTCATCAGCTTCCTCATGCGCTATGCCAAGACGCGGCGCAATTTCCCGGAGTCACGCGAGGTGACGCATGTGGAGCGCATGGAGCTCGGCGCGTATATTGTGGAGACGGCAAAAGCATACGGGATGACCGTTTACCCGTGCGGCGGCGTGGATGAACTCGCTGCATACGGTGCTGACACGGGCGGTTGTATGACGCCGCGCATCTACGAGCGGGTGCTTGGCCGGCGCATCCGCTTTCCGAAGTATCAGCGTCAGCGCAAGGAGTGCGACTGCTACCTCGGTGCGGACATCGGCGCATACGACAGCTGCCCGCATCTCTGTCGCTATTGCTACGCGAATACGCATTTTACACGTGTACGGAAAAACAGGCGTCTTCACGACCCCGCCTCTCCCCTCCTCATCGGTCATGCGGAGGTGGGCGACCGCGTGCACACGGCGCGGCAGGAGAGCTGGCTGGACGTGCAGGAGAGCCTGTTTTGA
- a CDS encoding ArsB/NhaD family transporter, which yields MMENATIVAIVIFVIAYALIISEKVHRTIVGLFGAMLMILFGIIDQETAVHHIDFNTLGLLMGMMIIVNITSETGLFNFLAIWAAQKVKARPIALLVVLSTITAVCSALLDNVTTVLLTVPITFSITSQLKVDVMPYLISQILASNIGGTATLIGDPPNIMIGSAVGLDFMAFVENLTIVSVIIFILVQFILIALYHKGLHTQPELQDKIMRLPADAQITDHALLKKCLAVIFLTITFFVLHGSLGLESATVALSGAGLLLLITATEDEEKIVKVLSKIEWPAIFFFGGLFILVGALVETGVIRMLAAEAIHATGGDVEATAILILWMSAFASAFIDNIPFVATLIPLIQDMGQMGLTNLDPLWWSLALGACLGGNGTLIGASANVVVASMSAQRGRPISFLGFMKVAFPVMVFTIIISNIYVVLRYL from the coding sequence ATGATGGAAAATGCAACGATTGTGGCGATTGTCATCTTCGTCATCGCATACGCGCTCATCATCTCCGAAAAGGTGCACCGCACCATTGTCGGACTGTTCGGCGCAATGCTCATGATACTCTTCGGTATCATCGATCAGGAGACCGCAGTCCACCATATCGACTTCAATACGCTCGGACTGCTCATGGGCATGATGATTATTGTGAACATCACGAGCGAGACGGGGCTGTTCAACTTTCTCGCCATCTGGGCGGCGCAGAAGGTAAAGGCACGACCGATTGCACTGCTTGTTGTCCTCTCGACGATCACAGCGGTCTGCTCGGCTCTCCTCGACAACGTCACAACGGTTCTCCTGACTGTGCCCATCACGTTCAGCATCACATCACAGCTCAAGGTCGATGTCATGCCGTATCTCATCTCGCAGATTCTCGCCTCGAATATCGGTGGTACGGCGACCCTCATCGGCGACCCGCCGAACATCATGATCGGCAGCGCCGTCGGGCTCGACTTCATGGCGTTCGTGGAAAATCTGACAATTGTCTCTGTAATTATCTTTATCTTGGTGCAATTCATACTTATCGCGCTCTACCATAAAGGTCTGCACACACAGCCGGAGCTGCAGGATAAGATCATGCGTCTGCCTGCCGACGCGCAGATCACAGACCATGCACTGCTGAAGAAGTGCCTCGCGGTCATCTTCCTCACGATCACCTTCTTCGTCCTGCACGGCAGTCTCGGACTCGAGTCTGCGACGGTCGCCCTCTCGGGGGCAGGTCTTCTCCTGCTGATCACGGCGACGGAGGACGAGGAGAAGATCGTTAAGGTGCTCTCGAAGATCGAGTGGCCGGCAATCTTTTTCTTCGGCGGACTCTTCATCCTCGTCGGCGCGCTTGTCGAGACGGGCGTCATCCGTATGCTCGCTGCCGAGGCGATCCACGCGACAGGCGGCGATGTCGAGGCGACCGCGATCCTCATCCTCTGGATGAGCGCATTTGCCTCCGCCTTCATCGACAACATCCCGTTCGTAGCAACGCTCATCCCGCTCATTCAGGACATGGGTCAGATGGGACTCACGAACCTCGATCCGCTCTGGTGGTCGCTCGCACTCGGCGCGTGCCTCGGCGGCAACGGTACGCTCATCGGTGCGAGTGCGAACGTCGTCGTCGCCTCCATGTCGGCGCAGCGCGGACGTCCGATCTCCTTCCTGGGATTTATGAAGGTCGCGTTCCCCGTCATGGTCTTCACGATCATCATCTCGAACATCTATGTTGTGCTTCGCTATCTCTAA
- a CDS encoding glutamine--tRNA ligase/YqeY domain fusion protein: MADVKTSNFIRNIIDDDLRAGRHAEGIHTRFPPEPNGYLHVGHAKSICLNFGVAEDYNGLCNLRFDDTNPTREDVEYVDSIQEDIRWLGFSWGDRRFYASDYFEQMYEYAVMLIKKGLAYVDDLTADEIRSYRGTLTEPGRESPYRNRSVEENLDLFTRMRTGEFPDGARVLRAKIDMASPNLVMRDTVIYRIAHVPHHRTGDAWCIYPMYDFAHPISDAIEGITHSLCTLEFEEHRPFYDWLLEALGFPAEERPRQIEFARLNLTGAITSKRKLRQLVEEGHVRGWDDPRMPTISGMRRRGYPPAAVRAFCEEIGVAKSNSTVDSAMLEHSVRDELNRNAPRVMAVLRPVKLVLTNYPADETEYLLAENSPTHGGQHYVPFARELYIDREDFMEDAPKKFFRLKPGGEVRLKHAYIIKCEEVVKDAAGEIIELRCTYDPETRSGGAAANRKVKGTIQWVAAEHALTAEVRLYESLLRDIPEGEEEPENFIDALNPHSLEILTDAKVESSLHLTAAGAHYQFLRVGYFVVDPDTTPDHIVFNRIVGLKDSWSKVK, translated from the coding sequence ATGGCGGACGTAAAGACATCGAATTTCATCCGAAATATCATCGACGACGATCTGCGCGCGGGACGGCACGCGGAGGGAATTCACACGCGCTTCCCGCCCGAGCCGAACGGCTATCTGCACGTTGGGCACGCAAAGTCGATCTGCCTCAATTTCGGCGTTGCGGAGGACTACAATGGCCTCTGCAATCTGCGCTTTGACGACACGAATCCGACGAGGGAGGATGTCGAGTATGTGGACTCCATTCAGGAGGACATCCGCTGGCTCGGCTTCTCGTGGGGCGACCGCCGTTTCTACGCCTCGGATTATTTCGAGCAGATGTATGAATATGCAGTCATGCTGATAAAGAAGGGACTCGCCTATGTCGACGATCTGACCGCAGATGAGATCCGCTCCTATCGCGGCACGCTGACCGAGCCGGGGAGGGAGAGCCCCTACCGCAATCGCTCCGTGGAGGAAAATCTCGACCTCTTCACGCGTATGCGCACGGGCGAGTTCCCCGACGGTGCACGCGTGCTGCGCGCCAAGATCGACATGGCATCGCCGAACCTCGTCATGCGTGACACAGTCATCTACCGCATTGCCCATGTTCCGCATCATCGGACGGGCGATGCGTGGTGCATCTACCCGATGTATGACTTCGCGCATCCAATTTCGGATGCGATCGAGGGGATTACGCACTCACTGTGCACGCTTGAGTTCGAGGAGCACCGTCCCTTCTATGACTGGCTGCTCGAGGCGCTTGGCTTTCCCGCAGAGGAGCGCCCGCGTCAGATCGAGTTCGCCCGGCTCAACCTCACGGGCGCGATCACGAGCAAGCGCAAGCTGCGCCAGCTCGTCGAGGAAGGGCATGTGCGCGGCTGGGACGATCCGCGTATGCCGACCATCTCGGGCATGCGCCGCCGCGGCTATCCGCCTGCGGCTGTGCGCGCATTCTGCGAGGAGATCGGCGTCGCCAAGAGCAACAGCACGGTGGACAGCGCCATGCTCGAGCACAGCGTGCGCGACGAGCTGAATCGCAATGCGCCGCGCGTGATGGCGGTGCTGCGCCCCGTGAAGCTCGTCCTGACGAACTATCCCGCAGACGAGACGGAGTATCTGCTCGCCGAGAACAGCCCCACGCACGGTGGACAGCACTATGTGCCGTTCGCGCGTGAACTCTATATCGACCGCGAGGACTTTATGGAGGACGCGCCGAAGAAGTTCTTCCGTCTGAAACCGGGCGGCGAGGTGCGCCTCAAGCACGCCTATATCATCAAGTGTGAGGAAGTCGTGAAGGACGCGGCAGGGGAGATCATCGAACTGCGCTGCACTTACGACCCCGAGACGCGCAGCGGCGGCGCTGCGGCGAACCGCAAGGTAAAGGGGACAATCCAGTGGGTTGCGGCAGAACATGCACTCACGGCGGAGGTGCGCCTCTACGAGAGCCTCCTGCGCGACATTCCTGAGGGCGAGGAGGAGCCTGAGAACTTTATCGACGCGCTCAATCCGCACTCGCTCGAAATATTGACGGACGCAAAGGTGGAGTCAAGCCTCCATCTCACGGCGGCGGGAGCGCATTACCAGTTCCTGCGCGTCGGCTACTTCGTTGTTGACCCGGACACTACGCCGGATCATATAGTGTTCAACCGCATCGTCGGGCTGAAGGACTCATGGAGCAAGGTGAAGTAA
- a CDS encoding HD domain-containing protein, which yields MKELLHEMHVWMNDYMRSFRTDDPEVMLGIRLKEIHTGYVTANARALAKYLGCNAHDVALAEIIGLFHDVGRFRQYAVYQTFNDALSEDHAELGLKVLAEVELLDRLDPQDAEIVRFAIKYHNKKEIAPTDDRRKTFFAKLIRDADKLDIYRVLLPFLAPDGAEKAPNFVPSDAAQEVSPDFVADFAAGRQADYYRLRTHGDRKIVRLLWIYDINFAWTLRRIVARGYVDAFIESIPMQEGIAEGIARMRRYIEQRCAQDDTLELYG from the coding sequence ATGAAAGAACTCCTGCATGAAATGCATGTTTGGATGAATGACTATATGCGCTCCTTCCGCACGGATGACCCCGAGGTCATGCTCGGAATCCGTCTCAAAGAGATTCATACGGGCTATGTAACGGCGAATGCACGCGCACTTGCGAAATACCTCGGCTGCAATGCACACGATGTGGCGCTTGCCGAGATCATCGGACTTTTTCACGATGTGGGGCGCTTCCGTCAGTATGCCGTCTACCAGACGTTCAACGATGCACTATCGGAGGATCACGCAGAGCTCGGGCTCAAGGTGCTCGCGGAGGTCGAACTGCTCGATCGCCTCGATCCACAGGATGCGGAGATCGTGCGATTTGCCATCAAATATCACAATAAGAAGGAAATTGCCCCGACGGACGATCGGCGAAAAACATTTTTTGCAAAGCTCATCCGCGATGCGGACAAACTCGACATCTATCGCGTGCTGCTGCCGTTCCTCGCGCCCGACGGGGCGGAGAAGGCACCGAACTTCGTGCCGTCGGATGCGGCGCAGGAGGTCAGCCCCGACTTCGTTGCGGACTTTGCCGCCGGGCGGCAGGCGGACTACTATCGGCTGCGCACGCACGGCGACCGCAAGATCGTGCGGCTCCTGTGGATCTATGACATCAATTTCGCGTGGACGCTGCGCCGCATTGTCGCGCGCGGCTACGTGGACGCCTTTATTGAGAGCATACCCATGCAGGAGGGTATTGCCGAGGGGATCGCGCGCATGCGCCGCTACATCGAGCAGCGCTGTGCACAAGACGATACATTGGAATTATACGGATAG
- a CDS encoding cell division protein FtsZ, which translates to MPAAEIIKPKITIKVVGVGGGGNNIVRCVREKYDLDITLIGLNSDLRQLKTLYKQGITVLPVGEKLTNGRGTGGRVEIAEQAARAEEKAIRKLLEGADLAIITATMGGGFGTGAAPVVAEIARDMGILSIGVVTTPFHFEMVRKMQTAQAGIIQMQGYTDAFITIRNDNLLKIAPNRNLSFIDAFSFADEVLRQTVGCVAELILTTGVINIDFSDVTTIFRQSASSDTMLAIGADETPQKAVRKAIESPLIDRDVTGARGVVLNLTGGPEMSLRDVDEAVHYIHKTAHPEVNVIVGLVVQGEMAGRVQATLIATDFDDSYVPASQD; encoded by the coding sequence ATGCCGGCAGCTGAAATTATCAAACCGAAAATCACGATCAAGGTGGTCGGCGTTGGCGGCGGCGGCAACAATATTGTGCGCTGTGTGCGCGAGAAATACGATCTGGACATCACGCTCATCGGTCTCAACTCCGATCTGCGCCAGCTGAAAACCCTGTACAAACAGGGCATCACGGTGCTGCCCGTCGGCGAGAAGCTGACGAATGGGCGCGGCACGGGCGGCAGGGTCGAGATCGCAGAGCAGGCGGCGCGTGCGGAGGAGAAGGCGATTCGCAAGCTGCTCGAGGGCGCGGATCTCGCCATCATTACGGCGACGATGGGCGGAGGATTTGGCACGGGAGCTGCGCCTGTTGTTGCAGAGATCGCCCGTGACATGGGCATCCTCTCCATCGGTGTGGTGACAACGCCATTTCACTTCGAGATGGTGCGTAAGATGCAGACGGCGCAGGCGGGCATTATCCAAATGCAGGGCTATACGGACGCCTTTATTACAATACGCAATGACAATCTCCTCAAGATCGCGCCCAACCGCAATCTCTCCTTCATCGACGCATTCTCTTTCGCGGATGAGGTGCTGCGTCAGACGGTGGGATGTGTGGCGGAGCTGATTCTCACCACGGGCGTTATCAACATTGATTTCTCCGACGTGACAACCATCTTCCGTCAGAGTGCGTCCAGCGACACCATGCTTGCCATTGGCGCGGACGAAACCCCGCAGAAGGCGGTGCGCAAGGCGATCGAGAGCCCCCTGATCGACCGTGATGTGACGGGAGCGCGCGGCGTTGTGCTCAACCTCACGGGCGGTCCGGAGATGAGTCTGCGCGATGTAGATGAGGCGGTGCATTATATCCATAAAACTGCACATCCCGAGGTCAATGTCATCGTGGGACTCGTCGTGCAGGGGGAGATGGCGGGCAGGGTGCAGGCGACCCTCATTGCGACGGATTTTGACGACAGCTATGTGCCCGCATCTCAGGACTGA
- a CDS encoding DMT family transporter, with product MQLRGNLMLLAASFFWGTTFVAQILGMEGLGPYTYAACRFALGTVFMWALWYAYRGKRAAERRAGTFRSGFRAGIPVGLAMFVGVTLQQVALLYTTAGKTAFITTLYIVLVPLAAVLLGQRVRVLQWCGAFLAFAGVYFLSAHGEVTLNTGDVLVFICSFFWMAQILLIDRYARTVDAIELCFMEMIVCTLGSAVLAAIYESFAWGDVWHAAVPILYAGILSCGVAYTCQILGQAYVEPTQAAILMSTEAVFAAVAGWIVLGETMSPIQILGCALLLGGALMTQMPQHRARG from the coding sequence ATGCAGCTGCGCGGGAATCTGATGCTGCTGGCAGCGTCGTTCTTCTGGGGAACGACCTTTGTCGCCCAAATCCTTGGGATGGAGGGGCTCGGCCCATACACCTATGCGGCTTGCCGCTTTGCACTCGGCACAGTCTTCATGTGGGCGCTCTGGTATGCCTATCGCGGAAAACGTGCGGCAGAGCGGCGCGCGGGGACGTTTCGCTCGGGCTTTCGCGCGGGGATTCCCGTCGGGCTTGCGATGTTCGTCGGCGTGACGTTGCAGCAGGTGGCGCTCCTCTATACGACGGCGGGCAAGACGGCGTTCATCACAACGCTTTACATTGTGCTTGTCCCGCTCGCGGCTGTTCTGCTCGGACAGCGCGTCCGCGTCCTCCAATGGTGCGGTGCGTTCCTTGCCTTTGCGGGCGTCTACTTCCTCTCTGCACATGGGGAGGTCACCCTGAACACAGGGGATGTGCTTGTCTTTATCTGCTCGTTCTTTTGGATGGCGCAGATTCTGCTCATCGACCGCTATGCGCGGACGGTGGACGCCATCGAGCTGTGCTTCATGGAGATGATTGTCTGCACGCTCGGCAGCGCCGTTCTCGCCGCCATCTATGAGAGCTTTGCGTGGGGCGACGTGTGGCATGCGGCTGTGCCGATTCTCTACGCGGGCATTCTCTCCTGCGGTGTCGCCTACACCTGTCAGATTCTCGGGCAGGCGTATGTAGAGCCGACACAGGCGGCGATCCTCATGTCGACGGAGGCGGTCTTTGCCGCCGTGGCGGGCTGGATCGTGCTCGGCGAGACGATGAGCCCCATACAGATTCTGGGCTGCGCGCTCCTTCTCGGCGGTGCGCTGATGACGCAGATGCCGCAGCATCGGGCGAGGGGATAG
- a CDS encoding amino acid ABC transporter ATP-binding protein: protein MIEIKGLRKAFGADEVLKGIDLSIAEKEVVVIIGPSGSGKSTLLRCMNHLEEPTAGEVVVDGITLSSEANINKVREEVGMVFQRFNLFPHMTVLENIMLAPMKVKHIAKDEAEKTARELLARVGLAEKADAYPDNLSGGQQQRVAIARALAMHPKVMLFDEPTSALDPEMVGEVLDVMRALAREGMTMVIVTHEMGFAREVGDRLLFVDEGRIIESGAPREVFEHPQEERTRSFLSKVL, encoded by the coding sequence ATGATTGAAATTAAGGGGCTGCGCAAGGCGTTTGGTGCGGATGAGGTACTGAAGGGCATTGACCTCTCCATTGCGGAAAAAGAGGTTGTCGTTATTATCGGCCCGTCCGGTTCGGGGAAAAGCACACTCCTGCGCTGCATGAATCACCTCGAGGAGCCAACGGCGGGCGAGGTTGTTGTGGACGGCATTACGCTTTCGAGTGAGGCAAATATCAATAAGGTGCGCGAAGAGGTCGGCATGGTGTTCCAGCGCTTCAACCTCTTTCCACATATGACGGTGCTCGAGAATATCATGCTCGCGCCGATGAAGGTCAAGCACATTGCCAAAGATGAGGCAGAGAAGACGGCGCGGGAGCTGCTCGCGCGCGTGGGGCTTGCGGAGAAGGCGGATGCCTACCCCGACAATCTCTCGGGCGGTCAGCAGCAGCGTGTTGCCATCGCACGAGCACTTGCCATGCATCCAAAGGTCATGCTCTTCGATGAGCCGACCTCGGCGCTCGACCCGGAGATGGTCGGCGAGGTACTGGATGTCATGCGCGCACTTGCACGCGAGGGCATGACGATGGTCATTGTCACACACGAGATGGGCTTTGCCCGCGAGGTGGGCGATCGTCTGCTCTTCGTGGATGAGGGGCGCATTATCGAGTCGGGCGCACCGCGCGAGGTATTTGAACATCCGCAGGAGGAGCGCACGCGCAGCTTCCTCTCAAAGGTGCTCTGA